In Halapricum desulfuricans, a single window of DNA contains:
- the cas1d gene encoding type I-D CRISPR-associated endonuclease Cas1d — protein sequence MKATEGMFDESVVYVTKQGTQVRTDEGRIVVWDVDAEEDEDPELATYPKEKLDTINVFGGVNFSTPFVAEANEHGIVLNYFTQNGKYRGSFVPEKNTIAEIRRAQYALGYPEELAIAKEIITAKIRNQRTLLSRKGVHGTDVLKDLGERAQSVSDKDDLRGVEGEAAERYFDCLDETLVSGWTFEKRTKRPPEDHVNSLLSLTYTFMKNEAMSALRQYNLDPFLGILHADRHGRPSLALDLEEEFRPIFCDAFVTRLINRGVFTHDDFTTDNHLSDDAFKTYLSKFDDFMQEELTHPYFEYTVTRRKAIRQQAILLRKAITDELDAYHALTFDR from the coding sequence GTCGTCTACGTCACCAAGCAGGGGACGCAGGTCCGCACCGACGAGGGAAGAATCGTCGTCTGGGATGTCGACGCCGAGGAAGACGAAGACCCGGAACTCGCCACCTATCCCAAAGAGAAACTGGACACGATCAACGTCTTCGGAGGCGTGAACTTCTCGACGCCGTTCGTCGCGGAGGCCAACGAACACGGGATCGTCCTCAACTACTTCACCCAGAACGGCAAGTACCGCGGGAGTTTCGTCCCGGAAAAGAACACCATCGCCGAGATTCGCCGCGCCCAGTACGCCCTGGGATATCCAGAAGAGCTTGCTATAGCAAAGGAAATCATCACAGCGAAGATTCGCAACCAGCGGACACTCCTCTCACGAAAGGGAGTCCATGGGACGGATGTACTCAAAGATCTCGGCGAGCGCGCTCAAAGCGTCTCGGACAAGGACGATCTTCGTGGCGTCGAAGGCGAAGCCGCCGAACGATACTTCGACTGTCTCGACGAGACGCTCGTCTCGGGTTGGACCTTCGAGAAACGAACGAAACGACCACCAGAGGATCACGTCAACTCACTACTGTCGTTGACCTATACCTTCATGAAAAACGAGGCGATGAGTGCATTGCGACAGTACAATCTCGATCCGTTTCTCGGGATTTTGCACGCGGACCGCCACGGCCGACCGTCACTTGCGCTGGATCTCGAAGAGGAGTTTCGACCGATCTTCTGTGACGCGTTCGTGACGCGACTGATCAATCGTGGTGTGTTCACGCACGATGACTTCACAACGGACAACCATCTGAGCGACGATGCGTTCAAGACCTATCTGTCGAAATTCGACGACTTCATGCAAGAGGAGTTGACCCACCCGTACTTCGAATACACAGTGACACGGCGAAAGGCGATCCGTCAGCAAGCGATCC